The sequence TGGCTGTAGCTACAAATATTTGTGGCACCTGTCCAAAGATTGTGGTGATAAATATTACAGGTCACCAATGCAATGGAAAACTTTTGAAACTCATGAATATACTAAAATCAGAGTCAAGTTCAATATATAAACAGTGCTATAGAGTGAATCAACCCCAGTCATGTAAATgtttattatgaaaaaaataaaaaaaagcaaaaGAGTAGAAAAACAAGAAGAGTCTGATTTTGCCATCAGGTGAGTTCtttgacaacaaaaataaacaaaataaaaaggaATGAAATCCCTGTGTAGTATGTAGCAGCATGGCTCTATGGTCACAATGCTGAAATTTGTTCATATCTGACAGATTCGGCACGGATGACTTACACTACTTTCTGGACATGGATATGGCAGTGTTAGGATGGCCACAGAATGAGTATCAGTGCTATTCCAAGGGTATCCGACAGGAGTACATACACATTCCGGAGGAAAAATACAGAGTTGGTAGAGCTGCGGTGAGTTGGTGCAGGATTTGTAATATTGCTTTCGCTTTAATAAAGGGAGATTCAATGATGAATACACCTTAAATTGTAGTGTGATTTGGAATTGAATCATGGAGGGTATCAGAGACGCTCTAGTGAATGCAAATTGGATTCTGTAATCTCTTTGATTTACTAGATTTACAAGACCTTTGACCTTCTGGCTTCAATTGGACTTATGATAGGACACAATCTGATTGGCCCAATTCTTCAATTTTTCGAATTTGTGTGTCTAATCAAATTCTAAAGAATAAACCACAAGATCTTATGACGGGGTTTTATAATGGTACGTATTAAGTTACTTTAGATCTCAaggtttgacattttttttcgtgATTTGCAATGGCCTGCATACTTTTTTCCTACAGAATTCAAAACTTTTAAATGTAAAAGCAGAACTGTCGTGTGAATATTTTGTTGCCAGAAGTAGCCAGGCAGCAAAAAGTTTTTTCCAATGTTATCTATTGATATTTGTCTGCCATTTTTGACCACCCCTTCCAAGATCAATTGGTCCATCCCTAAGCCGACTGATATAACTGTTACATTTATGGTACTTTTCCGGACCATTCTCTATTAAAGTAACGTAGCTCAAGATAGAAAACTGTATCTTTGTAGCTATAGCTATAAGTCTTTATGCATTCTATAGAAGACAAAGAGACAAATCATGATAGCCTGAGTCCTCAATACTTCACCAGGGTTTGAAATATTATTCTTAAAATGAGATAATTAAACTAATATAATGTGATAGTAGTGTGCTGTAAAGAAATTGCATGCCTTCTTAGTCAGACAGCAAAACGTGAAACCATACCACAGAAGATAAACAGCTCACGGAGACAGTTTCAGTGTGATCTATGCATCTTTCAAATTTCTAGCAACACAAGGACAGGCGAGGTAGATGAGAAAGCGAGAAAGCTGGGTTAGTTCCAGTTGAACAAGCTGTGCTCAAAATGGCATGAACCAGTATTTATTTGTCTGCTGTGTAGAATACATGCACAACAGACCAGGAAGAAATGTGGACATGCTTGTCTCTGTGTCACTGATGCCAGACATGCTATAATGTTCCTTTTTATGGATGTTTATGATGGCGTCAGTTAGCTTAGTACTTTTATGCCCTGGTTGCATGCATGCTTAAGTAACATCATACATCCCCTGCAGTCTTACAACTTGTAACTGCACTTgtgcaatatttgcatattgatctTGTTATTTGTAGGCAGCAATACTATTGACTGAAGCTTTAGAAAGTGTCAAAGGTTAAATATTCAtcaccttaaaggtatactgtcacctgttccaattttgccacagttaccatggaaaaagaaaatcttcagattttaagtgggtggccactttttaaaaacagcgccctcacatgggcattttgaataccaaggaacgcccctttgaccatatatgggcatatttagattacaggtgactgtataccttaaaTGTGCTCAGATTGTTCTGATATTTAGGTTCTCACCCAAAAAATGACAGAGTTGATGTATATCTGCTGTCAGAAGCAAAAATGGAACCTCCCTGTAATTGTATGAGAACGATTGAAAGATGTTCTTTAAAGAGTGTGTGTCAGTTACAGATTTTTCCTAATCATCTTTTCACAAGAAACTAAATTCTGCTCTGGAAGTTCTCTCTGTCGTGAGCTGGATCAAATCTCTCCTCTCAGTCATATCCTATATTCTCACATGCCTATTATCTCTGCCTTTGGATGACATTATTCAGCACTGAgaacaagtaaagaatctccCTGCAACAATATTCGGCTTGGAGAAATGCTAGGTTGATGAATATTTCCCATCGATAATGAGCCACGAGCATACGATTTTAATACCAAAAATATACCTCCAAATATACCTCCCATCTTGCACTACTTAAAGACTAACAACAGTTTATTTGAAGAGGAAAATACATTGCAAGCAAGGTGATATATTTGGTGTGAAAGGCATCCAGAGACAGGTAGATTTCGTACAATGTCTACGACATGAACAATCTGGGTTTATTTTGCAAATACTGGGTAGGCAGTAAAAGTTGTTTTTGTGTGAACAACCCAGAAGAGtctaatattatatttcaaacTGAATATGTTGTATTTCACAGGTATTGAAGAGTTTCCTTGAAAGGAAGAACATCTATGCAACCAAGGAGTTCAGAGAGAAATTTGAGAAGCGGGCAAGGAGTAACGTGGAACAAGAAATCCGTAATCTGGAAGATCCAAAATTCAATATTGAAGGATTGCCTGGTGTAAGACAAGAGCTGTGTACACATTGATGGCAGAAAAGCAGAGAGTACATGAACTCAAATCACGAGTCAATCACACGAAGGATTTACACTccatgaaaaaaagaaattgtgaaCTTCTGTAATTATAATCAAACAGGAAATTTCTcataattgagaaaaaaaaaattcgaatGCTTCCATATATTTTTCAATCAAAGAATACTGTGTCAGAAAATATCTATATTGAACATTCCTATTGGACTTTCACTAGTTAATTAAaccatttcattcaaaatatatgtaaatataaatcTTTTGCTGAAAAGATGTGGTAATCAATGTTGTTATGTGTGTTAACTAATTTGCATGGCCAgcgaaaaaaaacattgttgtactaaaaagaaaaaaaagattggGTTTCAAAAAAATTGGGACTGCTTAAATTCAGAGACGTATCCTTTTCTCCCTTTTCTTCCTTAGGTGTTTGTGGTTTCCAAAATAGAAAAATAGGGATGAGCACATCAGAGTCAGATACTTTGTTCATAAATATGACACCATGTATCTCACTAACTGTAAGCAGGACTGTACTTTATGGGGCAAGGCCACAATCCATTTCCATCATTTTGTCTGTTTCTGTTTATGTGAAAAGCTGTTTTTGGTACAGCTGTAAATATGTGTAGTTGTTGGTGATAAATCAGATGTGCCAATGTTGGTCCTTTGATAGTTACTCATTCTCTTAATGCAGGTGTAACATTGTCAGTAAATCTTAATATTTATGTCTTACCGGTAACATTCCTAGCAGCCCAACATTTCATTCAATCTATGTACCACTGGTTGGAATTCTGGATGCTAATGTGTGAGGGTTTGGACAGCTAGGATTTCTCATGTGTGTCTGCCAGAAGATAGGAAGCACTATCCCTCAGAGAAAGATGTCAATAGATGGAGACTTTTACCCCTCAGACAAACAGAGACTTTACCCCTCAAAGAATCGGAGATTTAACCCTTCAGAGAAAGATGGAACAAGTCTCAATCCCAATGACAGCTCACAACAGATTTTATGACGTTTTGTAGACACTTAGTATGTTTGCTCATATCGGCTTAAGTATATCTGATGTTCTTGAACTATCAACTCAAAAGCACTTAAAGTCTAGGAGCTCACTCAGCATCATGACCTTTTCAAACTGCCAATTTCTTCTCACAGTACTCTTTTAAGCTAGATTACTTTCATTCAGTCAACCATTTACATTCCTCCAAGGTCTATttaccccctccctccctcccccctctctctttCAATATGGAAAGTAGACtacatatttgtgtatttgtgtCTCTCTGTAATTTCATGGAAGCAATTTCCCTGGAAGAAAACAGTGTTTACGGTGTACTGCTCAGATTTATCCTGAAAAGTGATTATTCCCTGTGTGCATTGTTACAGCTATCGTCAGTGGAATCTTGGACAACATTTCTGTGAGACAGGCAGTCTGGttgtgatataatataataaaaagggttattacacgaagtttggttGATTATGGGTTGTATTCTCATGATGCCTCCATACTTTGACttgttgctgcgcaactcgttaaaaatacggacacatcacttgAATACGACACATTATTGACCAAACTTTGTGTAAATAATCGCTAATAATCAGTTGTCTTCAAAATGCCCTGGGCAGTAACAATACTACAAGGGACTGCTTAATCATGACTGATGTAGACATTTGCCTCATGAGAAAAACTTTATCTATAGAATTCTGTTGGTTATACATATTCTATATCTTCCTGTCTAGGCGGCTATAGAAGTTTATAGAGTTTTAGCTGCATTTACTACAGAACGCTATAGAAGACGCAGTGTATTTTTGGTTAGGGTAATCAAAGCTGGAAACGAGActttttttccctctttgtgACTCGCAAGTATTGATCCTGGTGAATTCCCGCTTTTGCAGGTACAGCATTTGTATATTCTGTGTCATGTGAACATCAGCTCTGTGAACTGTGAACTGTGAACTATGAACTGTGAACTATGAACTGTGAAGCTGGGTAAACTGAAAGCTTGATGCATTGATATTctatcatggtgaaatttgaatgtGTACAGAATAGACTTCGTAAAAGACTGTGACACAGTTTTTCTTTTGATAAGGACAAGTTTTGATAATATGACACTTCACTGGGAAATAAAGTGTGAGCTAGTTACTGTAATCCAGGAAGGGTTGGGATGTTTTGGGGAAAGACGGTGAgaaaacatttcattacatTGAGCCTCTTTTGTTTGTGACGTACATTTCAGCTTTAATATGATTATTGACTGGTAAGTTGTGTGCATGTTGACACATACAGCTTTAATATATCATCACTGTATTCCTTGTATTTCACACTGATGCCTTTGTCAGGCACGGAACAAGTTATTTTCCAGTTACATTGTAAACAGCTGTCTTCAGGATCTTTGGTTTTATCATACAGGTTTCATGTCCCGAGTCACTTTCAATACGTTGCATAGAACATTTTCATCGACTGATATTTACATGATCATGGCATGTTAACCTATCAAtaggggaagactgcattaacttgcatggtacctgaaacccgagtccttgcctgaccaactcgggtgacaaacagaagacttttaatccctcaAGGTGTCAaagttccattgttatgtttatctaatccagctggtgccattgtagtgccattgtaggaaaggcaggtctgtgaaattgatcctcatagggaagtagggtattcctaagtttaTGGAGCCTTCCCATAATGTAGCGATGTGCAAAAGTGGTGATTTGTGCATTCCAAAGTAAggggccatggataattaaaataCATGCACAGTATACGTAACTTAtgcgtttagggggagggggtttggctgtgTTTCGATTACCATGCGCAAAATTCGCACTACAAGTTTTCATATCGCAATATCTCActacatgtttttatttatcgcaaaatatcgctaCATTGTTTTTGtcgtgtaccaggccagtacggcaccggcgctacaccagcattGTTTTGACATACATGGAATCAGTACACAAGTAAAATAgcgtaacaatcattttggatacactgtttcatttcattctatcgGTTGCGTCATTATTGAGTTggcactgaacagagattgatttttaGAGGGTATgtttggggagggggggttTGATAGCGTATGCATGATTTCATAACGACGTAATAACCGATTACTGGTATGcatgcagatacagaatgagacTTTGTTTGATTTTCGCACTTTCAAACTTCATTTAAGGGAGGGGGTTGAAGCCAAACGCAGTAGATTTtgtttaccgtgcgcatgttttaattatccatggccccAGATACTAGTCTATAATCATTGACCATTGAAACCAGTGTGCTGGGGTGCAAGGGTCATGGTCAATGTTGATCTACACATCTACAGGGGAGGGCGACTGAGTCAATGATGGAAGAATA comes from Ptychodera flava strain L36383 chromosome 8, AS_Pfla_20210202, whole genome shotgun sequence and encodes:
- the LOC139138989 gene encoding uncharacterized protein isoform X4 is translated as MVYDPKAGDNEEQSADMFLEFAKTHMSGKEDTVKNVKEYILITKTHLTEAHQDEKIFGTDDLHYFLDMDMAVLGWPQNEYQCYSKGIRQEYIHIPEEKYRVGRAAVLKSFLERKNIYATKEFREKFEKRARSNVEQEIRNLEDPKFNIEGLPGVRQELCTH
- the LOC139138989 gene encoding uncharacterized protein isoform X3, which gives rise to MGFSASVAHMVYDPKAGDNEEQSADMFLEFAKTHMSGKEDTVKNVKEYILITKTHLTEAHQDEKIFGTDDLHYFLDMDMAVLGWPQNEYQCYSKGIRQEYIHIPEEKYRVGRAAVLKSFLERKNIYATKEFREKFEKRARSNVEQEIRNLEDPKFNIEGLPGVRQELCTH